One genomic region from Lineus longissimus chromosome 6, tnLinLong1.2, whole genome shotgun sequence encodes:
- the LOC135488946 gene encoding synaptic vesicular amine transporter-like, with the protein MVDSSMMPQMGYLVDLRHVSVYGSFYAIADVAFCLGYAIGPALGGSIVKLVGFRWMLYGIAIVNLIYGPLLYFLKSPPSRAEKQALIMNGTTPPVQYVTYNQNHGSQSTENLTRTGEDLGIGEDGYSPDDGP; encoded by the exons ATGGTCGACTCCTCTATGATGCCTCAGATGGGCTACCTAGTAGACTTACGTCATGTCTCAGTCTACGGGAGTTTCTACGCCATCGCAGACGTGGCATTCTGTCTAGGATATGCCATCGGACCGGCTTTGGGGGGTTCTATCGTCAAGCTTGTTGGCTTCAGGTG GATGTTATACGGGATAGCGATAGTCAATCTGATCTACGGTCCATTACTCTACTTTCTGAAGAGCCCTCCGTCAAGAGCTGAAAAGCAG GCTTTGATAATGAATGGGACGACACCCCCTGTCCAGTACGTGACCTACAACCAGAATCACGGCTCCCAATCGACAGAAAATCTGACCAGAACAGGCGAGGATTTGGGAATTGGTGAGGATGGATATTCCCCCGACGATGGTCCG